A window of the Tachyglossus aculeatus isolate mTacAcu1 chromosome 2, mTacAcu1.pri, whole genome shotgun sequence genome harbors these coding sequences:
- the LOC119919934 gene encoding anterior gradient protein 2 homolog: MEKTFLSVFLVLVAVSHTMAKDISAKTGGKKEVKETHTKFPQTLSRGWGDNLFWTQTYEEALYKSKSSNRPLMIIHHLEECPHSQALKKVFAESSEIQKWADKFVLLNLIYETTDKHLAPDGQYVPRIMFIDPSLTVRADITGRYSNRLYAYEPSDAALLLDNMKKALKLLKTEL; this comes from the exons ATGGAGAAAACTTTCCTGTCAGTGTTCCTGGTCCTCGTGGCTGTCTCTCATACTATGGCTAAGGACATTTCTGCCAAAACCGGAGGGAAAAAGGAAGTAAAGGAGACTCACACAAAATTTCCCCAGACTCTCTCCAGAG gCTGGGGGGATAATCTTTTCTGGACTCAGACGTATGAAGAAGCCTTATACAAATCTAAAAGCAG caaCAGACCCCTGATGATTATCCACCATTTGGAGGAATGTCCACACAGCCAAG CTCTGAAGAAAGTGTTTGCCGAAAGCAGTGAAATCCAGAAATGGGCAGACAAGTTTGTTCTTCTGAATCTTATT TATGAAACAACTGACAAACACCTTGCACCCGATGGTCAATATGTCCCAAGAATTATGTTCATTG ACCCTTCCCTGACCGTGAGAGCTGACATTACTGGGAGATATAGCAACCGCCTCTATGCTTATGAGCCTTCAGATGCTGCCTTGT TGCTGGATAACATGAAGAAAGCTCTGAAGCTGCTGAAGACTGAACTgtaa